From Cystobacter fuscus DSM 2262, one genomic window encodes:
- a CDS encoding Rpn family recombination-promoting nuclease/putative transposase gives MPGPHDLFARYTFGRPERAEAELRAVLPAQVVSAVDWSSLRLEPSSVVDPELRETESDLLFTARLRTGRSLLLYVLLEHQSSVNRWMALRMLRYVVRQVERWRQEHPECPQLPVILPLVMYHGPEGAWTAPRRVEDLFELPGEREEERAHWRTWVPRFEYLLDDLTAEREEALKARPGPPLARLAWLVLRYGRTGELARKLPEWVGLFAQVQAAPEGAEHLLVVIRYLLWTGDKAVHDATGQVLHSVLDEQRAEELMRSYGEELIEQGRQQGLAQGLEKGLEKGLVRGREEGLARGLSRGRAESILRILALRGIHVEEAARQRILDCTDVDTLDSWFDRALQATTLSEVLDGGAHASRRKDS, from the coding sequence ATGCCCGGACCTCATGACCTCTTCGCCCGCTATACCTTTGGCCGCCCCGAGCGGGCCGAGGCCGAGCTACGTGCCGTCCTGCCCGCCCAGGTCGTCTCCGCGGTGGACTGGTCCAGTCTGCGCCTGGAGCCCAGCAGCGTGGTGGACCCGGAACTGCGCGAGACGGAGAGCGACCTGCTCTTCACCGCCCGCCTGCGCACGGGCCGCTCGCTGCTGCTGTACGTGCTGCTGGAGCACCAGTCCTCGGTGAACCGGTGGATGGCGCTGAGGATGCTGCGCTACGTGGTGCGCCAGGTGGAGCGCTGGCGTCAGGAGCACCCGGAGTGCCCACAGTTGCCGGTCATCCTCCCGCTGGTGATGTACCACGGGCCGGAAGGGGCCTGGACCGCGCCGCGGCGGGTGGAGGACCTGTTCGAGCTGCCGGGGGAGAGAGAGGAGGAGCGGGCACACTGGCGAACGTGGGTGCCACGCTTCGAGTACCTGCTCGATGACCTGACCGCCGAACGGGAAGAGGCGTTGAAAGCACGACCCGGGCCTCCGCTGGCCCGGCTGGCGTGGTTGGTGCTGCGCTACGGACGTACTGGGGAACTGGCACGCAAGCTGCCGGAGTGGGTGGGCCTCTTCGCCCAGGTGCAGGCGGCTCCAGAGGGCGCCGAACACTTGCTGGTGGTCATCCGTTACCTGCTGTGGACCGGGGACAAGGCCGTCCACGACGCCACGGGGCAGGTGCTACATTCAGTGCTGGATGAGCAACGCGCGGAGGAGTTGATGCGGAGCTATGGCGAGGAACTCATCGAGCAGGGACGTCAGCAGGGCCTGGCTCAGGGGTTGGAGAAGGGGCTGGAGAAGGGGCTGGTGCGAGGCAGGGAAGAGGGTCTGGCACGGGGGCTGAGCCGAGGGCGTGCTGAGTCCATCCTGCGGATTCTCGCCCTCCGGGGGATTCACGTGGAGGAAGCAGCCCGGCAGCGCATCCTCGACTGCACGGACGTGGACACGCTCGACAGCTGGTTCGACCGGGCCCTCCAAGCCACGACCCTGTCCGAGGTGCTGGACGGCGGGGCACACGCCTCCCGGCGGAAGGACTCGTGA
- a CDS encoding Crp/Fnr family transcriptional regulator, with protein MKHKLVDYFRRISPLSDEEAQAILDSMVVKTCPKGTHLLMAGQVCTEAYFVLQGCVRQYYVVDGEERSNGFFTEDEWVLSIHSMMNQTPADHFLVCAEDTTMVAGTGQREGDLYRRFPRFESISRMVMQRVLADQQERFASYLTDTPEQRYLKLSKTRPDILQRIPQYQLASYIGVKPESLSRIRKRIATRGKPATPRRKV; from the coding sequence ATGAAACACAAGCTCGTCGACTACTTCCGCCGCATCTCTCCTCTGTCGGACGAGGAAGCCCAGGCCATCCTGGACAGCATGGTGGTGAAGACCTGTCCGAAAGGCACGCACCTGCTCATGGCGGGCCAGGTCTGCACCGAGGCCTACTTCGTCCTCCAGGGCTGCGTCCGCCAGTACTACGTCGTCGACGGTGAGGAGCGGAGCAACGGGTTCTTCACCGAGGACGAATGGGTCCTCTCGATTCACAGCATGATGAACCAGACCCCGGCGGATCACTTCCTGGTCTGCGCGGAAGACACCACGATGGTGGCGGGCACCGGGCAACGCGAGGGGGACCTGTATCGACGCTTCCCTCGCTTCGAGAGCATCTCCCGGATGGTGATGCAGAGGGTCCTGGCGGACCAGCAGGAGCGGTTCGCATCCTATCTCACCGATACCCCGGAGCAGCGCTACCTCAAGCTCTCGAAGACGCGGCCGGACATCCTCCAGCGGATTCCCCAGTACCAGCTGGCCAGCTACATCGGCGTGAAGCCCGAGTCGCTGAGCCGGATCCGAAAGCGTATCGCCACGCGCGGCAAGCCGGCTACGCCGCGACGGAAGGTGTGA
- a CDS encoding septal ring lytic transglycosylase RlpA family protein produces the protein MLHRKNSRLLLHAASAILLFMSACDPASGSSEGQDDATETSSSALLTSGVSFKTVLGGQYIGAQDNGGGAVIATATAALEWEKFTIEDINGGALESGDTIFIRAGNGQYFQAVNGGGSTLNAATWNRLTWETFRIVKQNGSGVISNGDIVGLQTETGHWVLAENGGGGTVAAYGPAQGPWEQLTISGLPQGGPIATCNATWYGAEGEIPEGWPTASGEPFHRMALKAAHNSLPFGTQVKVTYQGKSVTVTINDRGGFRSPVCLDLTYGAFSTIANTDLGNIVVQYQIL, from the coding sequence ATGCTCCATCGCAAAAACTCAAGGCTTCTCCTTCATGCCGCGAGCGCAATCCTGCTCTTCATGAGCGCGTGCGACCCGGCGAGCGGTTCGTCTGAGGGCCAAGACGACGCAACAGAGACCTCCTCGAGTGCGTTGCTCACCTCCGGCGTGAGTTTCAAAACGGTGCTCGGCGGCCAATATATTGGAGCTCAAGACAATGGCGGCGGCGCGGTCATCGCGACGGCGACGGCCGCGTTGGAGTGGGAGAAGTTCACGATCGAGGACATCAACGGCGGGGCGCTCGAGAGTGGGGACACGATCTTCATTCGCGCGGGAAACGGCCAGTATTTCCAAGCCGTGAACGGGGGCGGCTCCACGCTGAACGCCGCCACCTGGAATCGCCTCACCTGGGAGACGTTCCGCATCGTCAAGCAGAACGGGAGCGGCGTGATCTCCAACGGCGACATCGTCGGCCTGCAGACGGAGACCGGCCATTGGGTGCTCGCGGAGAACGGCGGCGGCGGCACGGTGGCCGCGTATGGCCCCGCGCAGGGCCCGTGGGAGCAGTTGACGATCTCTGGCCTGCCGCAGGGCGGCCCCATCGCCACTTGCAATGCGACCTGGTACGGGGCGGAGGGCGAGATTCCCGAGGGATGGCCGACCGCCAGTGGTGAGCCCTTCCACCGCATGGCGCTCAAGGCCGCCCACAACTCCCTGCCATTTGGTACCCAGGTGAAGGTGACCTACCAGGGCAAGTCGGTCACGGTGACCATCAATGACCGCGGGGGCTTTCGCTCCCCGGTTTGTCTGGACCTCACCTACGGCGCCTTCTCGACGATTGCCAATACCGATCTCGGCAACATTGTCGTGCAGTACCAGATCCTCTGA
- a CDS encoding serine/threonine-protein kinase, translated as MDNDKTAPSAPGLDLERLSRGTVIAERFAIEHLAGRGGMGVVYRAQDGVSGRPVALKLLQALGSPESAFRFNREALLMEGLHHPGLVAHVAHGATERGQPFLAMEWLEGEELARRLAREPLSLPDTLALLRRAAEALAHAHQQGIVHRDIKPSNLFLRAGRPEDVVVLDFGLARYAVPTIMGVTGSSTVVGTPGYMAPEQASSQPEIPPAADVFSLGCVLYECLTGQPPFAAPHFAAALAKILFADPAPLHALRPGLPMGLQVLVDRMLAKDPKRRLPDASALLDALTTLESVPSLSRPQAEEGPERASLTQAAQEVVSVLLVSFPRPAHGVELTHDVVARDSLRAMLVPHGAQVELLADGSLVVTLALERGTATDQAALAARCALRFKERWPEAVVVLVTGLGVLQERRPVGAAMERAGRLLRRMSRADSSRVAMDEVTAGLLGAGFQLERMDSGTFVLRGEQSGADASRPLLGRPTPCVGRERELALLELTFNECVEEPTARAVLVTAPAGVGKSRLRHEFLRRLEQRESPPLVLVGRGDPMSRGTSYGLLGMALRGLCGVVDAQPPEEQRARLSQRIARHLPRARELGTVEFLGELCAIPFDEQAHPHLRPARSDPRLMSSQMGRALQSFLEAECAHQPVVLVLEDLHWSDALTVRYVDEALRELAERPFLVLALARPEVRELFPQLWARRLQEVPLHGLSRKAGERLVREVLGAGVPDALVRRLVELSDGNALFLEELIRMADEGRGTEAPETVLAVLQSRLTRMAPGARQVLMAASIFGRSFWSGGVAALLGPAMERETLALHLREFVAQELIEPRSDSRLPSEDEYRFRHALVRDAAHGLVPEGYLPEGHRLAGTWLEQMGEGDALVLATHHHLGQQPERALFFYTQAAERLFDLYDLPGTMRCVEAALACGAEGGEFVQLRALQSMVAFWSDDLSRSLALGAEGVDALEAGGRLWCWLVGGQIFGATYLGLNPVRAARLNEQLWRTRPDSKAGGAYTWAIACRGLSLVFSGARGELEDWLGRMRREAGDGIARGWTHYMDGFFHHLFEAAPWRALLLAEQGTREFRELGLERDALIQQTLSGLTLGALGDVSGAVARMREVLGAGRALEAHLAVGGAQQYMTLVLVRSPDPEHLREAEALARGWVDIEDAYAFRRGMAHAVLAQVRAREGHLSEAEVHARQACALLTTYRADVIYARGILSALLLARGNALEAREVAALGIRELEESRGQGVYAVSIRLALAEACFGLGEGARAEAALRAALRCVWVRARDIPDADLRERFLLQISENARTLALARECWGEDGLRAERAAWEEEVAGTGRV; from the coding sequence ATGGACAACGACAAAACGGCTCCCTCCGCGCCCGGGTTGGACCTCGAGAGGCTCTCCCGGGGCACGGTCATCGCCGAGCGCTTCGCGATCGAGCACCTGGCGGGACGTGGCGGCATGGGCGTTGTCTACCGGGCCCAGGATGGAGTCTCGGGCCGGCCGGTGGCCCTCAAGTTGTTGCAGGCGCTCGGCTCTCCGGAGTCCGCCTTCCGCTTCAACCGCGAGGCCCTGCTGATGGAGGGGCTGCATCACCCGGGGCTCGTCGCCCACGTGGCCCATGGCGCCACCGAGCGCGGCCAGCCCTTCCTGGCGATGGAGTGGCTCGAGGGCGAGGAGCTCGCGCGGCGCCTGGCGCGTGAGCCGCTGAGCCTTCCGGACACGCTCGCCCTGCTGCGCCGGGCCGCCGAGGCCCTGGCCCATGCGCACCAGCAGGGCATCGTCCACCGCGATATCAAGCCCTCCAACCTCTTCCTGCGCGCGGGCCGCCCCGAGGACGTGGTGGTGCTGGACTTCGGCCTCGCGCGCTACGCGGTGCCCACGATCATGGGCGTGACGGGCTCGAGCACCGTCGTGGGTACTCCGGGGTACATGGCGCCGGAGCAGGCCTCCAGCCAGCCGGAGATTCCTCCCGCCGCGGATGTCTTCTCGCTGGGGTGCGTGCTGTACGAGTGCCTCACGGGCCAGCCGCCCTTCGCCGCGCCCCACTTCGCCGCCGCCCTGGCGAAGATCCTCTTCGCCGACCCCGCCCCCCTGCACGCGCTGCGTCCCGGACTGCCCATGGGCCTGCAGGTGCTGGTGGATCGCATGCTGGCCAAGGATCCCAAGCGGCGGCTGCCGGACGCATCCGCCCTGCTCGACGCCCTGACGACGTTGGAGTCCGTCCCGTCGTTGTCGCGGCCCCAGGCGGAGGAGGGCCCCGAGCGCGCCAGCCTGACCCAAGCCGCCCAGGAAGTCGTGAGCGTGCTGCTGGTGTCTTTTCCCCGCCCGGCGCACGGAGTGGAGCTCACCCATGACGTGGTGGCGCGCGACTCGCTGCGCGCCATGCTCGTGCCTCATGGCGCACAGGTGGAGCTGCTGGCGGATGGCTCGCTGGTGGTCACGCTGGCGCTGGAGCGGGGCACGGCCACGGACCAGGCGGCGCTGGCGGCGCGGTGCGCGCTGCGCTTCAAGGAGCGCTGGCCCGAGGCCGTGGTGGTGCTGGTCACGGGGCTGGGGGTGCTCCAGGAGCGGCGGCCGGTGGGCGCCGCGATGGAGCGGGCGGGCCGGTTGCTGCGGAGGATGAGCCGGGCGGACTCGTCCCGGGTGGCGATGGACGAGGTGACAGCGGGGCTGCTGGGCGCGGGCTTCCAACTGGAGCGCATGGACTCCGGCACCTTCGTGCTGCGAGGGGAGCAGTCGGGCGCGGATGCGTCTCGGCCCCTGCTGGGCAGGCCCACGCCATGCGTGGGCCGGGAGCGGGAGCTGGCCCTGCTGGAGCTCACCTTCAACGAGTGCGTGGAGGAGCCCACCGCGCGCGCGGTGCTGGTGACGGCGCCCGCGGGCGTGGGCAAGTCCCGGTTGCGCCACGAATTCCTGCGCCGCCTCGAGCAGCGGGAGTCTCCACCCCTGGTGCTGGTGGGGCGGGGCGATCCGATGAGCCGGGGCACGTCGTATGGCCTGCTGGGCATGGCGTTGCGGGGGCTGTGCGGCGTCGTGGACGCGCAGCCTCCGGAGGAGCAGCGCGCGCGCTTGTCCCAGCGCATCGCCCGGCACCTGCCACGCGCGCGGGAGCTGGGGACGGTGGAGTTCCTGGGGGAGCTGTGCGCCATCCCCTTCGACGAGCAGGCCCATCCCCACCTGCGCCCGGCGCGCAGCGATCCCCGGTTGATGAGCAGCCAGATGGGCCGTGCGCTGCAGTCCTTCCTGGAGGCCGAGTGCGCCCACCAGCCGGTGGTGCTGGTGTTGGAGGACCTGCACTGGAGCGACGCGTTGACGGTGCGCTACGTGGACGAGGCGCTGCGGGAGCTGGCCGAGCGGCCCTTCCTGGTGCTGGCGTTGGCGCGGCCCGAGGTGCGGGAGTTGTTTCCCCAACTGTGGGCCCGGCGTCTGCAGGAGGTGCCGCTACACGGCTTGAGCCGCAAGGCCGGCGAGCGGCTGGTGCGCGAGGTGCTCGGCGCCGGGGTGCCGGACGCCCTGGTGCGGCGCCTGGTGGAGCTGTCCGATGGCAACGCGCTCTTCCTGGAGGAACTCATCCGCATGGCGGACGAGGGACGCGGAACGGAGGCGCCGGAGACGGTGCTCGCGGTGCTCCAGTCGCGCCTGACGCGCATGGCGCCCGGAGCGCGTCAGGTGCTGATGGCGGCCAGCATCTTCGGCCGGTCCTTCTGGTCGGGCGGGGTGGCCGCGCTGCTGGGCCCCGCGATGGAGCGGGAGACGCTGGCGCTCCACCTGCGCGAGTTCGTGGCGCAGGAGCTCATCGAGCCGCGCTCCGACAGCCGCCTGCCCTCCGAGGACGAGTACCGCTTCCGCCACGCGCTCGTGCGGGACGCGGCCCATGGGTTGGTGCCCGAGGGCTATCTCCCCGAGGGTCACCGGCTGGCGGGCACCTGGCTGGAACAGATGGGCGAGGGGGATGCGCTGGTCCTCGCCACGCACCACCACCTGGGCCAGCAGCCCGAGCGGGCGCTCTTCTTCTACACACAGGCCGCCGAGCGGCTCTTCGATCTGTACGACCTGCCGGGGACGATGCGCTGCGTGGAGGCGGCGCTGGCGTGTGGCGCCGAGGGCGGCGAGTTCGTCCAACTGCGTGCGCTGCAATCCATGGTGGCCTTCTGGTCGGATGATCTCTCCAGGTCCCTGGCGCTCGGCGCGGAGGGGGTGGACGCGCTGGAGGCCGGCGGCCGGCTGTGGTGCTGGCTGGTGGGCGGACAGATCTTCGGTGCCACCTACCTGGGCCTGAATCCGGTGCGGGCGGCGCGCCTGAACGAGCAGCTCTGGCGCACCCGTCCGGACTCCAAGGCGGGCGGCGCCTACACCTGGGCCATCGCCTGTCGCGGGCTCTCGCTCGTCTTCTCCGGCGCGCGTGGGGAACTGGAGGACTGGCTTGGCCGGATGCGGCGGGAGGCCGGGGATGGAATCGCGCGAGGGTGGACGCACTACATGGATGGCTTCTTCCACCACCTCTTCGAGGCCGCGCCCTGGCGTGCCCTGCTCCTGGCCGAACAGGGCACGCGGGAGTTTCGCGAACTGGGCCTGGAGCGCGACGCGCTCATCCAGCAGACCTTGTCGGGGCTGACGCTGGGTGCGTTGGGGGATGTGAGCGGCGCCGTGGCGCGGATGCGCGAGGTGCTGGGGGCGGGCCGCGCGCTGGAGGCCCATCTCGCGGTGGGCGGGGCCCAGCAGTACATGACGCTGGTGCTGGTGCGCAGCCCGGACCCCGAGCACCTGCGGGAGGCCGAGGCCCTGGCGCGAGGGTGGGTGGACATCGAGGACGCCTACGCCTTCCGGCGGGGGATGGCGCACGCGGTGCTGGCCCAGGTGAGGGCGCGCGAGGGCCATCTGTCCGAGGCCGAGGTCCACGCCCGGCAGGCGTGTGCGCTGCTGACGACGTACCGGGCCGACGTCATCTACGCGCGCGGCATCCTCAGCGCCCTCCTGCTCGCTCGGGGCAACGCCCTGGAGGCGCGGGAGGTGGCGGCGCTCGGGATCCGGGAGTTGGAGGAGTCTCGCGGCCAGGGCGTGTACGCGGTGTCCATCCGTCTGGCATTGGCGGAGGCGTGCTTCGGATTGGGCGAGGGCGCGCGGGCGGAGGCCGCCCTGCGCGCGGCCCTGCGCTGCGTCTGGGTTCGCGCCCGGGACATTCCCGACGCGGACCTCCGTGAGCGCTTCCTGCTCCAGATCTCCGAGAATGCTCGCACGCTGGCGCTGGCCCGCGAGTGCTGGGGCGAGGACGGGCTCCGGGCGGAGCGGGCCGCCTGGGAGGAGGAGGTGGCGGGAACTGGACGGGTTTGA
- a CDS encoding MarR family winged helix-turn-helix transcriptional regulator, giving the protein MDEVESPASLDEQVCYAIYSASLAIQRAYKPVLDALEITYPQYLVLNVLWSADEQSVGRIAEHLALESSTLTPLLKRLETAGLVRRIRNPEDERQVLIALTEKSRALRSRAGCLGERLLSASGMSMDRLARLNAEVRELRDGIYRSIGGWSPGGD; this is encoded by the coding sequence ATGGACGAAGTCGAGAGCCCGGCGAGCCTGGACGAGCAGGTCTGCTACGCGATCTATTCCGCGAGCCTGGCGATTCAGCGCGCCTACAAACCGGTGCTGGACGCGTTGGAGATCACCTACCCGCAGTACCTGGTGCTGAACGTGCTCTGGAGCGCGGACGAGCAGAGCGTCGGCCGCATCGCGGAACACCTCGCCTTGGAGTCCAGCACGCTCACGCCCCTGCTCAAGCGTCTGGAGACGGCGGGCCTGGTGCGCCGGATACGCAATCCCGAGGACGAACGGCAGGTGCTGATCGCCCTCACCGAGAAGAGCCGTGCCTTGCGGTCGCGAGCCGGCTGCCTGGGGGAAAGACTGCTCTCGGCCTCCGGCATGTCGATGGACCGGCTGGCCCGGCTGAATGCCGAGGTGCGCGAGCTGCGCGACGGCATCTACCGCAGCATCGGCGGCTGGAGCCCGGGCGGAGACTGA
- a CDS encoding DUF4386 domain-containing protein codes for MNTTRLHSRSLGILFLLPFFAYGLGTALVTSVLQEPEHLALVADQRTPFVGGALLLLLNSITVVGIGVLFFPILRARSPSIAVAYVCTRVMEALILIVGVVFLLCILQLGESARGQTTPELVTLFKLLSKGNFWAYQLAMIILGTGSVAFCLSLYRARLLPSLLPLVGAVGYGLLALGAVLELFGLPWGVLFSGPGGLFELLLGGWLIAKGFRTITPSVAA; via the coding sequence ATGAACACCACCCGCCTGCACTCCCGCTCCCTGGGAATTCTCTTTCTCCTTCCGTTCTTCGCCTACGGCCTCGGCACCGCGCTCGTCACCTCCGTCCTGCAGGAGCCGGAGCACCTGGCCTTGGTGGCCGATCAGAGGACGCCGTTCGTCGGGGGCGCGCTGCTGCTCCTGTTGAACTCCATCACCGTCGTCGGGATTGGCGTGCTGTTCTTTCCGATACTCCGCGCGCGCAGCCCGAGCATCGCCGTCGCGTACGTCTGCACGCGAGTCATGGAGGCGCTGATCCTCATCGTCGGAGTGGTGTTCCTTCTGTGCATCCTCCAGCTCGGAGAATCCGCGCGAGGGCAGACGACGCCGGAGCTGGTGACCCTGTTCAAACTTCTCTCGAAGGGGAACTTCTGGGCGTACCAGCTCGCGATGATCATCCTGGGGACCGGCAGCGTGGCGTTCTGCCTGTCGCTGTACCGCGCCCGGCTTCTTCCCTCGTTGCTCCCGCTGGTGGGCGCGGTGGGCTACGGGCTTCTGGCGCTGGGGGCCGTGCTCGAGCTCTTCGGGCTGCCGTGGGGCGTCCTCTTCTCCGGGCCCGGGGGCCTGTTCGAGCTGTTGCTCGGCGGCTGGCTCATCGCCAAGGGGTTCCGGACAATCACACCTTCCGTCGCGGCGTAG
- a CDS encoding Kelch repeat-containing protein: protein MAVLALVVVACGSAPADLDATVGVRASGLTAHLSTGRTSHASALLFDGRVLTVGGQHTGGLLDSAELYEPSTRTWSLTGSLAQARALHTATVLQDGRVLVVGGYGTAPLAGAQLYNPATGTWVATASLAQARYSHTATLLPNGKVLVVGGYSTAPLATAQLHDPATGTWAATGSLSQARYLHTATLLPDGRVLVAGGTGTSGVLATAQVYDPATGTWSTTGALSQVRHQHTAELLPDGRVLLVGGRNASAFLATTEMYDPPSGTWALTNPLVEARRSHTMTRLLDGRVLVVGGENSATPYLAESEYRRERGTRLPRPPSHEMRGRSLGLLVAPRPSSVGNALGVCPGFPYSLGGIGRGRGFGTKCLTPSRDTFSA, encoded by the coding sequence ATGGCGGTCCTCGCCCTCGTGGTCGTGGCCTGTGGTTCTGCCCCCGCGGACCTCGACGCCACCGTGGGCGTCCGGGCGTCGGGCCTGACGGCGCACCTGTCCACGGGCAGGACGAGCCATGCGTCGGCGTTGTTGTTCGATGGCAGGGTGCTCACCGTGGGCGGCCAGCACACCGGGGGGCTCCTCGACAGCGCCGAACTCTATGAGCCTTCCACGCGCACCTGGAGCCTGACAGGCTCACTCGCGCAGGCTCGAGCGTTGCACACGGCCACGGTGCTCCAGGATGGCAGGGTGCTCGTGGTGGGCGGCTATGGCACGGCTCCGCTCGCTGGCGCGCAGCTGTACAACCCGGCCACGGGCACCTGGGTCGCCACCGCGTCGCTCGCGCAGGCCCGCTACTCCCACACGGCGACGCTGCTCCCCAATGGCAAGGTGCTGGTGGTGGGAGGCTACAGCACGGCACCGCTCGCCACGGCACAGCTCCATGACCCGGCCACGGGCACCTGGGCGGCCACCGGCTCGCTCTCGCAGGCGCGCTACCTGCACACGGCGACGTTGTTGCCGGATGGCCGCGTGCTCGTGGCGGGCGGGACTGGCACGAGCGGTGTCCTCGCCACTGCCCAGGTCTATGACCCGGCCACGGGCACCTGGTCCACCACTGGCGCGCTCTCTCAGGTTCGTCACCAGCACACGGCGGAGTTGCTGCCAGATGGACGGGTCCTCCTCGTGGGAGGGAGGAACGCGAGCGCGTTTCTCGCCACCACCGAGATGTACGACCCGCCCTCTGGAACGTGGGCCCTCACGAACCCGCTCGTGGAGGCCCGCCGGAGTCACACGATGACGCGGTTGCTGGATGGCCGGGTGCTCGTGGTGGGAGGCGAGAACTCAGCCACCCCCTATCTCGCGGAGTCTGAGTATAGGAGGGAGCGAGGGACACGCCTGCCCAGGCCTCCCTCCCATGAGATGCGCGGCAGGAGCCTGGGCCTGTTGGTCGCGCCACGTCCTTCTTCCGTGGGGAACGCTCTCGGCGTTTGTCCGGGCTTTCCCTACTCCCTTGGAGGGATTGGTCGAGGGCGTGGGTTCGGCACGAAGTGTCTGACACCTTCTCGGGACACCTTCTCGGCCTGA
- a CDS encoding alpha/beta fold hydrolase: MNRTLRTLVSAAALLVSGLAAAAPAGNPAPIKNVVLVHGAFADGSGWRGVYDELTARGYRVSIVQNPLTSFEDDVAATQRVLNRQDGPTILVGHSYGGSVITQVGENPKVAGLVYVAAFAPEVGQSALDQYAEVPPPPNFVPEEQPDGFAFLKGETFRAGFAGDVSKKDAAFLRDAQVPIAMAALKAKVTTAAWKTKPSWFIVATEDGAIAPELLRRTARRIGARTTEVKGSHVVFLTQPKAVANVIDSAARGASSETR, from the coding sequence ATGAACCGCACGCTTCGTACCCTCGTCTCGGCCGCCGCCTTGCTCGTGTCCGGCCTCGCCGCGGCCGCCCCAGCCGGCAACCCGGCCCCCATCAAGAACGTGGTCCTCGTCCACGGCGCCTTCGCGGACGGCTCCGGCTGGCGTGGCGTGTACGATGAGCTCACCGCTCGGGGCTACCGGGTCAGCATCGTCCAGAACCCGCTGACGTCGTTCGAGGACGACGTGGCCGCCACCCAGCGGGTCCTGAACCGTCAGGACGGGCCCACCATCCTGGTGGGACACTCCTACGGAGGCAGTGTCATCACCCAGGTGGGTGAAAACCCCAAGGTCGCGGGCCTCGTCTATGTCGCCGCCTTCGCGCCCGAGGTCGGCCAGTCCGCGCTGGATCAATACGCCGAGGTCCCCCCGCCGCCGAACTTCGTGCCCGAGGAGCAACCCGACGGCTTCGCCTTCCTGAAGGGCGAGACGTTCCGGGCCGGCTTCGCGGGCGACGTGAGCAAGAAGGACGCCGCCTTCCTGCGTGACGCCCAGGTTCCGATCGCCATGGCCGCACTCAAGGCCAAGGTCACGACCGCGGCGTGGAAGACCAAACCCAGCTGGTTCATCGTGGCGACCGAGGACGGAGCCATCGCGCCGGAGCTGCTGCGGCGGACCGCCAGGCGGATCGGAGCCCGGACGACCGAGGTGAAGGGCAGTCACGTGGTGTTCCTGACCCAGCCCAAGGCAGTCGCCAACGTGATCGACTCCGCGGCGCGCGGGGCGTCGTCCGAGACACGCTGA
- the nagZ gene encoding beta-N-acetylhexosaminidase produces the protein MSNALYRDCARLFMVGFPGPRIDDDFARLMDDGLFGAILFKRNVGTAQETAALCREIKSRAGRPFILSVDQEGGRVARLRGEPFTTLPSMRELGQRQDLALIERVGRLLAHELRAVGFDWDFAPVLDVDTNPTNPVIGDRSFSRDPDEVARLGVALARGLEAGGVASCGKHFPGHGDTTTDSHLTLPRLPHDLERLRRVELVPFRAFAQAGLASLMTAHVLFDALDPKVPATMSPRALNGLLREELGFDGVLVSDDLEMKAIADHYSVEEAAVQGTLAGVDLFLVCHQADVQRRAIEALVRAVESGRVPRERIAEAHRRLARLESRFAHGPEDRLATLGDEQHRALAHGLASSFSGKDPTEVMLASRRT, from the coding sequence ATGAGCAACGCCCTCTACCGCGACTGCGCCCGGCTCTTCATGGTGGGCTTTCCCGGCCCCCGCATCGATGACGACTTCGCCAGGCTGATGGACGACGGCCTCTTCGGCGCCATCCTCTTCAAGCGCAACGTGGGCACGGCCCAGGAGACGGCCGCCCTGTGCCGGGAGATCAAATCCCGCGCGGGCCGCCCCTTCATCCTCTCCGTGGACCAGGAGGGCGGCCGGGTGGCGCGGCTCCGGGGTGAGCCCTTCACCACCCTGCCCTCCATGCGCGAGCTGGGCCAGCGACAGGACCTCGCCCTCATCGAGCGCGTGGGACGGCTGCTCGCGCACGAGCTGCGCGCGGTGGGCTTCGACTGGGACTTCGCCCCCGTGCTGGACGTGGACACCAACCCCACCAACCCCGTCATCGGCGACCGCAGCTTCAGCCGGGACCCGGACGAGGTGGCGCGCCTGGGCGTGGCCCTGGCGCGGGGACTCGAGGCCGGCGGCGTGGCCTCGTGCGGCAAGCACTTCCCGGGACACGGCGACACCACCACGGACAGCCACCTCACCCTGCCCCGGCTGCCGCATGACCTGGAGCGCCTGCGCCGCGTGGAGCTGGTGCCCTTCCGCGCCTTCGCCCAGGCAGGGCTCGCGTCCCTGATGACGGCCCACGTGCTCTTCGACGCGCTCGATCCGAAGGTGCCCGCCACCATGAGCCCCCGCGCGCTCAACGGCCTGCTGCGCGAGGAGCTGGGCTTCGACGGGGTGCTGGTGAGCGATGACCTGGAGATGAAGGCCATCGCGGACCACTACTCGGTGGAGGAGGCCGCGGTGCAGGGCACGCTGGCCGGAGTGGATCTGTTCCTCGTGTGCCACCAGGCGGACGTGCAGCGCCGCGCCATCGAGGCGCTGGTGCGCGCGGTGGAGTCCGGCCGCGTCCCCCGCGAGCGCATCGCCGAGGCCCACCGCCGCCTGGCCCGGCTCGAGTCGCGCTTCGCCCATGGCCCCGAGGATCGGCTCGCCACGCTCGGCGACGAGCAGCACCGCGCGCTCGCCCACGGGCTCGCCAGCTCCTTCAGCGGGAAGGATCCCACCGAGGTGATGCTGGCGTCCCGCCGGACCTGA